GACGTCTGCAGGATCCTCACCAGCGTCTTCACCAACCGTTGATACCTTCCCTGCACCTGTCGAGCATAATTCGTCGCTAGAGGAGGCAAAGCTTTCACCAGAGCCGAAACCTAGGCCCAACGCTGCAGCAATTCTGGACCGAAGACAGTCTATGCAAGTTCTCACCCCCTTTGTCGAACTGCAAGGCGGACCCATCAACCTACGACCGCAATCTAGCTATGGATCCGGCGCCGCTGATTTGAAGACCCAAACACCTAACTTCAGCGTACCCAATTCGTCGAACCGAAGATATTCGTATGCGAAGACTATGGCCCAGGAATTCGGCATGGCTCCTTCGTCAGGTCCACTGGAGGTGCGATCTTTGGGTCGTCGAGCACCACCAACGACGTTACCAATCGCGCGGCCTCTATCCATGGTAGCTGACCAACCGTCGCCAATGGAGGACGTCCACGAACGACCAGTGACGCGGCACGGAGACGAAACTCAGCCAACCATTCCAGCAGAAGATGATCTGCCGTCTCTGCCAAACATTCCCACTTTATATGAGATGACACCACGACATTCGAGCCTGGTACCAATAGAAGAACCGACCATTGAGATCAGCCGCCCAGGCAGCTCGCGCAGACAATCAGACATGAGGCAATGGCGCAAATCCGAAAATCCCAGTGCCATGGGACGTAGTATTCCCAACTCAACTCGGCCGAGCCTGGAACAAAGAACACGTTCGCGATCTTTTCTTGGGGGAGCCGAGGAGGCAGCCCGTCGCCGTGCTTCCCTGGATACTCATAGCGATGCACGAAGTGACAGCATGTCAGCCAAGGCTCGGTCACAAAGACGGGCGAGTATTCAGTCAGTGATGTCTGACCGGGCATCACAGTATAGTGCCTCAGGCGACCTCCCACCCCCGATGTCGCCAGAGTCGCTGCCTCTACCTGCGCCTCCACCCACAGTGCCTCTACCCCCTATTCCCGCATCTGCGAGCAACCCTCTTTTGCGGCCTGATATGAACGGAAAGAGTCTTTTCATCCGAAGGAGCATGCCTCACCTGGGTGAAGTGCCTCCACCAGTTCCACCACCAACCTGTGCGCTACCTCCTCTTCCACCCAAAATACAAGTCAAGGCTTAAATGCCTTGATTCATCCTATATACCCTTTCCTTGTTTTTACTGTCACGAACTTTGACGGAGCGATTGATGCGGATTCCTTGATTACCCGAAACGATACTGGGCGTTTTGGAACACTGTTGCTTTGATTCTCTTTTGTATTGGGACAAAAATTCTCTTCTGGTCAACACTTGTAAAATATAGAACGGTCGGGCTGGAAGGAGCATTTCCGGTTATGCGACCACGTCTTGGGATGATATCCATGTATAGGCGTACCAAAGGAAAGGACTATTCAAGGCTGTATATGGCCGATAGTAGTGATAGAGTCATAAGAATAAGTCTAATGTTGTTTTTTTAAAGATGTTGCCTCAGCACCAGAGAGACGATGATGTAGTAGATGACAGCGACTTCACATGGAGCAATAGGGAattgttgttgctgtgcGTCATCCAAGGACAACTACCAAGTGAAGAGATGTTTACGGATATAAGATAGAAAGCTACTGGTTACGTAGACACAAATTGGCTGAAACGATAGCAGTCTTTGTTCCTGGGCTTTCATGAGGCCTTAAGTGGTCTCCACTTTTCAATGAGACTGTTGCGTACCATCCACATGCCAATATCAAGATATACTAGGCAGCGGGGGTATTGGAATGAGTAAGTATGAAAActaaaaatattttatattctGATCGAAATACTCATTGCAGATAATTTATGTAACTGATGCCTCGCGTCTAAAATTTCAATTAAACGCGTGCAGGCCCATGACGCTCAATTAGAAAAAAGGACGTGGCTGGGGGGACGTGCAGCAGCTTTAATGGACGAAATGCCGGGTTGCGTCGTGTTGTCCCAACtacaacaacaacctcatTAATTCTTCACAACTCTAAACCTCTCAATACCAAGAGTTATACCCTTTTGCTCTTACGATCCACTGCCATGCTATTTCTAACCATATAACAAACCTAATACCAAAACACACCATCAACCAAAATGCCAGCCCTTCCACCATCGTCAACAATACCCTCAGGGCACAACCCCCTCTCCGTCCGCCAGAACGACGACTCGAGCAGCTCCTTCACCGCCGTGCCAACAGCCTACAAGAGCGCCGGCAACTCGCTCGCCCCCGGTGTCGTCGCCGGTATCGTCCTCGGCTCCGTCGCtggctttcttctcctgctgtACATCATCTACATGCTTCTACACCGCGGCCCAGTCGTGAGAACAGTCGACGGCGCATCGACCGTTGTTTCAGGCGGGCCTATGAGTACCGTCACGGGAGACACGTCGACATATCTAAGTTTCCGAAGCAGAAGGGACCGAAGAACGAGGAATAGATCGAGGAGTAGGGCTACGTCTAGATCCAAGAGGACGAGATCGCGCACGACGGTGAATTCGAGGGACAGGAGTCGAAGACGAACATCGCCGCTTGTGAGCGATAGTCGTGGAGAGCGAATTATCGTCGATCCGCCTGCGCCGCGCTTCGCTCAAGAATCGACTATTTCTTCGGATAACGagattgttgttgaggaggagcaCAGTGTTTCTCCCCCAAGACGATCACGACGACAGAGCCAAGACCGATATCGTCGAGAACCGTTGATGGGAGAAGGATATCGAAGGGACTATTCCCCGAGAGATTACTCACCCAGAAGGGAGAGCAGACGATATAGCCGAGACCGGTAGGGGAGGACGATTTGCGTATTTTATTTCTTCAGTTTGTTTTAATTACGACTTCACGACATATTTTGGACGTTGGATGCATAGATCTATTGGAGTATTGAATGGACGAGAAAGGATTTACTACGATGTACATTGGAAAGAATGAGTAATATGCACAAAAGGagcagaagagaagagaggaggTCAGATTGAGCGTCAAATCTTTCGAATCGAGGCTTTCATTTTGATAGATACCCGAATAGTCTCTACAAAAACTACCTGTATATAGACAAAAGATTGGTACCATCAACTCATGACCTCCCATTTCACCTTTTCTATGAGCGGTATGCTTGCTTCATGGTATCTCATATTTACCCAGTTGCTCCATACCTTCATAACTCACCATGATAGTAAACGGACAGTAGACCGTCGACTTATCCATGAATTTTCTCCACATCTTCCAATATCAACATCTACTTTTGTAGCCTCAAAACAGAAATGCACCCTCGCCTTCTGGTGTATTGAAACATACCCAAATGCCATAAAGTGCCGCCCTTTTCACTGAGCAGACCTGCATCTGCAGGTAAGCAAGAAAGCAAGCCAACGCGCCGGCAATAAAGACAGAAATAGATCCAACAAACACTTTCTTACATGTTCATGCCGCCGTCTTGGCCACCTCCTCCTTGGGGACCTCCAAAGAAGAACGTGTCAAAGGGGTTCATCTGCGGCGCCTCACTAAAGTCATGGTGAAGGCCCTCCCAGTTCATGCTTAGACCCATATCGAGCTGCGACTGGTCCATGGCGGTGAAGTCTCCGTTCGATGACGCGCCCAAATTCTGGAGGAACTCCATTGTTTGAGCATCTGGGTAGTCCTGTCCGTTGAATTGCTGTTGTTGTCCACCATAGGATCCTCCGCCGTTGGGCTGGGATGTCACTCGTCGAGGAATAGGTGAGGGAACCATTCCCGATTCTATAGGTGATCCCTCTTGCTTATGGCCAGAGTCTGTAGGGCTTGGTCCACCTCGACTTCGCGATTTGAGCAAATATCCCTCTGCTGATCGCGCCATCGGGGGCGATGGCTGTGCATTCCCGTCGCCTGCAACAGACAATGTAGGAGAGGAGAGCGAGTCAGAAAGCGACAAATCAATCTGATAAGACGTCTGATCTGAGCCCTGCGGACGGTGACGTCCTTGCCCCGTCCCTTTCGATGAGTCCGGTGGGGTGTTCCACGCAGAACGTTGTCTTCGGGCCGTCGGGGCACCGAAACCGCCTGTTGAAGAGGCCATTTTAATGGTGGCCTTAGCTGTTCGATCGAACGCATCTCGGCACGTCTCGGCGGGAGGGCACTTGTCGATCATATCTGTGAGAACCGATTTGGCAGCGAGGATAGTAAAGTCCACTTCATCCATGCTCTAGATCCACTATTAGCTCATTTCTCCGAGGTCTCTGGATTTGGTCAAAGCTTACCAGGCGACTTCGTACGATGGGCGAGTGCCAAATAGCATAAAGGTACGAGATTCCCGCCATGAACAGGTGATGGGTGGAAAGATAGGTGTAGCTCACCAACCCACTGAGATGGAGTTGTCTATATATGCGGAGGATCTTTTGGCCTGCCTCTGCAACTTTCAGGTAGATTCGGTCCTCGTCTTCACGAAGCTCTGCTTGGAACGCCGTTGGGCTGTTAACCTCATTTGATGAATTATACTCACCCTCGAACATGGCGGGAACACTTAGACTCTGACGATAGAGCATTATGATTGCCTGCCAGTAATTGAGCTCGAGGAACTCGGTCGAAAACATGACACCCGTCTCTTGTCTCGATGGTGCTGACGTCTTCCACTGATACAGCCTTCGATCGATATCTATGCGCCATGAACGGAACGAATCAAACTGTACGAGGAAGGGCGATGGAAGATGAATGTGCATATCTGGGAACTTTCCCTGCACACCCGCCTTAGCGATCTGGGCTTGATTGTACTGCAACACCTGAAGAATTTCTGATTGCAGCAGCCGCAGTCGGAAGTAATGATGGGCAACATGCTTGTAGCTGGGTTGGAGCTGATCTGATGGTGGATCTATAAGCCCGGTCGGCGTAATATAGTCGTCGTCCAACAACGAAGGAAACTCAGTTGTGATGACCTGATCGCTGACGCCGAATGGTCTTCCAACGCATGTGCTAACCAGACGATCGAGAGAGTATGTGCACCACCATAAACGGCGCCTCATATCTCGCACCCACAACTTCTTCCCCCGGGTTTGTGTCCCATTCTCTCGGGAACCAGCACCATCAGTCTGTTCACTTTCGTTAGGTAAGGAATCAATTTCCCTATCATCCTCATAGTGAAGGCCGAGATCAACGGCAAGTCGAACGGCAACACCAATAATGTACCTGGTCCGTGTCAGTCAGGTGAGTTCACACACCACATACGATCAATCAGCACATACCAGAGGCCAGGGGGGACAGGTCGAAGCAGAGCGAAATTGGCCAGAAGAAGTACGGCTTGCAGAACTTCTAACCCTCCGCCACTGTTACTCAAACACGATTCTAGGTGCACGATTGCGCTCGCGTGATACTCTTCTGGCTCACATCGATTTTTGTTGTCTGCACCAGCATCGCCAGATGAGTCAGATTTCACTGGCTCGCCAACAATGACACCACAGCCGATGGCGAAAACCATATTCAACAAATACAGCTCTCGCGAGCCTCGGGCCGGATCCTGAGTGGCATATATGCGTTCGAATGTCTGCATAAACTCTCCTCTGTGCAGAATTGGGATCTGAGGGTTCGAGTGTTCAAAGTATAACCTCACGAGCCGCAAGCCGACTTCTTTACTAGGAAAACTTGCAGGCTTGATAGACGGCCTGGTATGAAGGCCGAAAAACGAATCGCGAAGAGAAGCTCCATTGCCGCTTGGTTGCCGAGGATTCCTTGGATCATTCGGATTCGGTTGACCAGAGGATGAATACTGAACTGCAGCATATACGACCCGGGCGAATGAGACACCAGATGCGGATGCTAAAGACCGAGGTTTCGAGGGGCTCACGATGTTGAGAAACCCTGATTGGCCCGACTTTTTCTTAAGCGATTCCACCGCCTGGCTCTGAGGCCTGCGGTCGCCGGCTTCTGATGGTCCGGAATAACCTGTTTCGGTGGCGGAGTTGATACTGGCGGTGTCGGTGCCTATTCGAGAACACAATTCGAGGTTTTCGGCTGGGGGGAAGGCGATGTTATTGGCGCTAAGCAGGTTCTCGAGCTGCTCGACTCGGGTTTCGAGATAGTAAACATAACTGCGCGCAAGGTCAACATTTGATCATTAATCGTCTTCGATGGTTTTGTGGCGCGTTGTCGAGGTCTGTGATGACCACAAGATTACGCATCTGGACAATCGCGCGCTTGCAATGCCTTATCGTACCTGCGTGGGATTTCCTTCTTTGTGATGGGATCATAGCCAACACAAGCGACTCCTGCCTTAGCGCAACTTGCGCAGCTCGGTAGCTTCTGATCACAACGATTTTTACGTAGGCGACAACGGTTACAGGCGCTGACGTTGCGAAAGTTACTGCTCTGGCCTGCCTTGGCCGCTACTGACGGAGAGGCGGTAGtggaagatgctgaagcGCCATCGGCTTGGAGACGTTCGCGCTCACGATCCTGGGGGCTCGGCTGGCCGTTGCGCGGCGATCCATCGTCATTCGAGTTCTGTCGCTGTCGCTTTGCGGGTTGCGAGCTCGGAGACGGAGGGCCACGCGCAGGCATTGTAACGGCCCGGCGGGCAACCGAAGACGGCGCCGATAAGTTTGCGACGGGGtcggagatgaagagaagtGGCTCGGGCGGAGTGACGCAGATCAGCCGGAGAAAGCGATATCCAAGTGGTCGGTCTTAGGTTGTCGTCTGtgaattgatgatggagacGGAGAGAGTGGGTTTGAGCTTGCTTGAGCTTAGTCGGGGGACGGAGACGGGGGCGGAAGGTGGCAGGTGAAAGGCGGAACGGTAGATTGAGTGTTCCGGTCGGGGCTAACAATTAACGAAACGAACGGGCGGAGAAGGTAAGCGCGGTTCTGAGGACAGTAACAGGAAGGCAGCTACTCCGAATGGGTGGGATAGATGAGACAAAAAGGCAGGAGCTGGACAATTGAAGGATATGGATAAAGGCGGGAAGGGATCGACGAGCCGCTGTAGCCGCTAACGTTTGTCAAAGCGCAAGGTGTTTGTCAACTGTATTATAGCTGATATCTGATGAATTGGGGGTTCAAGGAtatgagaagaagggcatTATAATAAGATCAAGTGGTTGCCGAGCTGCCTAAATCTTCCAGAATTGGCCAACCTAGATTATCAGTCAAACAAGCAACGGCTTCTTTGCTGACTATTTGTTGTCTGCGGGGACCAACCAAGGTATCGTGGAGTTTGGCCCATGACCCCCAAGAACAACGATTCTGGCTGTCAACGTCGTAGAAAGTCGAGACTAAGCTGGGGCCTGGACTAAGCGAAAGTCATGGCAAGTGGTCCCTGAAAGAGGGGACCTATCAACTGTGCATATTCCTCAGTATAAGGAGGCAATATCTCGTGGTGGAGGTGACGGTGGTTGATGGCCGCTTCTGGATGAGtctgtgatgatgataattGTCACGTTTGTTTCATGGAGGATGGAGACAAACAAGGGTCTTGAAGTTTCCAGTTGTAAGCAATTAGAAGTTTTCAGCCGAATTACACGGCACAAGGATCCAGGTAGTAGGTATCAAGATGGTTCAGACAATAGCTTTGTTAAGGAGTATAAGATACTATAAGGTAGACTCGATAACAATGCATTGTCTCGATTCTCAAAACTGCAAACAAGCCGCAAgaaaaaaagcaaagaagaaaagacccTCCTTGTTGGCCAAAGTGCAAGTGCTGTCAATAACCAGACAAGGGTCCTTCCAGATTCATCCCAGTTGAATCCTGTAGCGAGCAGGTGGGGGAAAGATGATTTCTCTACGAATTGGCTCCTTGTATTGGCTAGTTTATTCGTCTCTCAACTCATCATTTCTGTAAGGAAGAAAGCCTTCAAAGTCAACTGCAAATCTGTGAATTAATGTTCTTGGCATGCAGCACCTTAAAAACGCCTTGTTTATCATCCTGTCGATCCTCTCCTGCAAACCAGACTTACAAGTTTGAGGCGTATCATGACAACGAATCATCT
This genomic stretch from Fusarium oxysporum f. sp. lycopersici 4287 chromosome 2, whole genome shotgun sequence harbors:
- a CDS encoding hypothetical protein (At least one base has a quality score < 10); the protein is MPARGPPSPSSQPAKRQRQNSNDDGSPRNGQPSPQDRERERLQADGASASSTTASPSVAAKAGQSSNFRNVSACNRCRLRKNRCDQKLPSCASCAKAGVACVGYDPITKKEIPRSYVYYLETRVEQLENLLSANNIAFPPAENLELCSRIGTDTASINSATETGYSGPSEAGDRRPQSQAVESLKKKSGQSGFLNIVSPSKPRSLASASGVSFARVVYAAVQYSSSGQPNPNDPRNPRQPSGNGASLRDSFFGLHTRPSIKPASFPSKEVGLRLVRLYFEHSNPQIPILHRGEFMQTFERIYATQDPARGSRELYLLNMVFAIGCGVIVGEPVKSDSSGDAGADNKNRCEPEEYHASAIVHLESCLSNSGGGLEVLQAVLLLANFALLRPVPPGLWYIIGVAVRLAVDLGLHYEDDREIDSLPNESEQTDGAGSRENGTQTRGKKLWVRDMRRRLWWCTYSLDRLVSTCVGRPFGVSDQVITTEFPSLLDDDYITPTGLIDPPSDQLQPSYKHVAHHYFRLRLLQSEILQVLQYNQAQIAKAGVQGKFPDMHIHLPSPFLVQFDSFRSWRIDIDRRLYQWKTSAPSRQETGVMFSTEFLELNYWQAIIMLYRQSLSVPAMFEGEYNSSNEVNSPTAFQAELREDEDRIYLKVAEAGQKILRIYRQLHLSGLVSYTYLSTHHLFMAGISYLYAIWHSPIVRSRLSMDEVDFTILAAKSVLTDMIDKCPPAETCRDAFDRTAKATIKMASSTGGFGAPTARRQRSAWNTPPDSSKGTGQGRHRPQGSDQTSYQIDLSLSDSLSSPTLSVAGDGNAQPSPPMARSAEGYLLKSRSRGGPSPTDSGHKQEGSPIESGMVPSPIPRRVTSQPNGGGSYGGQQQQFNGQDYPDAQTMEFLQNLGASSNGDFTAMDQSQLDMGLSMNWEGLHHDFSEAPQMNPFDTFFFGGPQGGGGQDGGMNMSAQ
- a CDS encoding hypothetical protein (At least one base has a quality score < 10); the protein is MPARGPPSPSSQPAKRQRQNSNDDGSPRNGQPSPQDRERERLQADGASASSTTASPSVAAKAGQSSNFRNVSACNRCRLRKNRCDQKLPSCASCAKAGVACVGYDPITKKEIPRSYVYYLETRVEQLENLLSANNIAFPPAENLELCSRIGTDTASINSATETGYSGPSEAGDRRPQSQAVESLKKKSGQSGFLNIVSPSKPRSLASASGVSFARVVYAAVQYSSSGQPNPNDPRNPRQPSGNGASLRDSFFGLHTRPSIKPASFPSKEVGLRLVRLYFEHSNPQIPILHRGEFMQTFERIYATQDPARGSRELYLLNMVFAIGCGVIVGEPVKSDSSGDAGADNKNRCEPEEYHASAIVHLESCLSNSGGGLEVLQAVLLLANFALLRPVPPGLWYIIGVAVRLAVDLGLHYEDDREIDSLPNESEQTDGAGSRENGTQTRGKKLWVRDMRRRLWWCTYSLDRLVSTCVGRPFGVSDQVITTEFPSLLDDDYITPTGLIDPPSDQLQPSYKHVAHHYFRLRLLQSEILQVLQYNQAQIAKAGVQGKFPDMHIHLPSPFLVQFDSFRSWRIDIDRRLYQWKTSAPSRQETGVMFSTEFLELNYWQAIIMLYRQSLSVPAMFEGEYNSSNEVNSPTAFQAELREDEDRIYLKVAEAGQKILRIYRQLHLSGLVSYTYLSTHHLFMAGISYLYAIWHSPIVRSRLSMDEVDFTILAAKSVLTDMIDKCPPAETCRDAFDRTAKATIKMASSTGGFGAPTARRQRSAWNTPPDSSKGTGQGRHRPQGSDQTSYQIDLSLSDSLSSPTLSVAGDGNAQPSPPMARSAEGYLLKSRSRGGPSPTDSGHKQEGSPIESGMVPSPIPRRVTSQPNGGGSYGGQQQQFNGQDYPDAQTMEFLQNLGASSNGDFTAMDQSQLDMGLSMNWEGLHHDFSEAPQMNPFDTFFFGGPQGGGGQDGGMNM